One window of the Pseudochaenichthys georgianus chromosome 21, fPseGeo1.2, whole genome shotgun sequence genome contains the following:
- the htr1fa gene encoding 5-hydroxytryptamine receptor 1F, with protein MDFPNYTEGVFATSSSGNDSLEATKPPPSKILLTLTLSVVAILTTFCNCLVITAIAVTRKLHHPANYLICSLAATDLLVAVLVMPFGIMYIQKETWGMGQVVCTIWLSVDITCCTCSILHLAAIAIDRYRAITDAVEYSHKRTGARAGAMVALVWFLSILISVPPLIWRHYSGDAEQVDQCIMMHHHMAFTLYSTLGAFYIPLMLILILYYKIYRAAQTLYMRREASRASRYSSVTNGSMIPSSYPAGDGNEDRGAQSPEPISPPEKSFSEPSTEEPPRERVRKSKAFQGKSRRHESRSESRSESRRSQFYQGPRISGSRERKAASMLGLIIGAFVICWLPFFVKEVIVNTCSECSTSMEMADFLTWLGYVNSLINPLIYTIFNEDFKKAFQRLVRCSHYL; from the coding sequence ATGGATTTTCCTAATTACACTGAAGGGGTGTTTgccacaagcagcagtggtaatGACTCCCTGGAGGCCACTAAACCCCCTCCTAGTAAGATCCTGCTAACGCTTACCCTGTCTGTAGTGGCCATCCTGACTACATTCTGCAACTGCCTGGTGATCACAGCTATCGCAGTCACACGCAAGTTGCACCACCCGGCCAACTACCTCATCTGCTCATTAGCAGCGACCGACCTGCTGGTGGCTGTGCTGGTCATGCCCTTTGGTATTATGTATATCCAGAAAGAGACCTGGGGCATGGGCCAGGTGGTGTGTACCATCTGGTTAAGTGTGGATATCACTTGTTGCACATGCTCCATCCTGCACCTTGCTGCCATCGCCATTGACCGATACAGGGCCATTACAGATGCAGTGGAGTATTCACACAAACGCACGGGGGCCAGGGCTGGGGCGATGGTGGCATTGGTGTGGTTCCTGTCTATCCTCATCTCAGTTCCTCCTCTAATCTGGCGGCACTACAGCGGGGATGCCGAGCAGGTAGACCAGTGCATCATGATGCACCATCACATGGCCTTCACCTTATACTCTACCCTTGGAGCGTTCTACATCCCTCTAATGCTCATACTCATCCTCTACTACAAGATATACCGTGCCGCTCAGACCCTGTATATGCGCAGGGAGGCCAGCCGAGCCAGCCGCTATTCAAGTGTGACCAATGGGAGCATGATCCCCTCATCCTACCCTGCTGGAGATGGCAACGAGGATAGGGGAGCCCAAAGTCCGGAGCCCATAAGCCCTCCAGAAAAGTCTTTCTCTGAACCCTCAACTGAGGAGCCTCCACGTGAACGGGTGCGTAAATCTAAGGCTTTCCAGGGCAAGTCGCGCCGGCATGAGTCACGTAGTGAGTCACGTAGTGAGTCACGTCGGAGCCAGTTTTACCAAGGTCCACGGATCTCAGGCTCACGGGAGCGCAAAGCAGCATCAATGTTGGGGTTGATAATAGGGGCATTCGTCATCTGTTGGCTGCCATTTTTTGTCAAGGAGGTGATTGTCAACACCTGCAGTGAGTGCAGTACTTCGATGGAGATGGCTGACTTCCTGACGTGGTTGGGCTACGTCAACTCGCTAATCAATCCTCTCATCTACACTATCTTTAATGAAGACTTCAAAAAAGCTTTCCAAAGACTTGTTAGGTGCAGTCATTACCTCTGA